From Sander lucioperca isolate FBNREF2018 chromosome 14, SLUC_FBN_1.2, whole genome shotgun sequence, the proteins below share one genomic window:
- the LOC116063025 gene encoding probable global transcription activator SNF2L2 codes for MKRLAARRYAGLLILSPTAAADPDSQPADCSQPEAGENGSLEEMEEDISLKKRKSEHHGEKELQASQETGEKVKRKRGRPPAEKLPPNPPELTRTLSTLVDMVINYKDGLGRQISKGFVQLPSKKEVPEYYELIRKPVDFRRIRERVRNHKYRTVGDLEKDIFLLCHNAQTYNLEGSQIYEDSIVIKSVFESARQRIVTDEEQKETVSASHSDNGGGAEDQFVRSAVTPLPVQLKKRNKEGRSRNTMAKRLHSDLDSDEDLEDNTTKDEG; via the exons ATGAAGAGACTAGCAGCTCGCCGCTATGCTGGCTTGCTAATTCTCTCCCCCACAGCTGCAGCCGATCCTGATAGCCAGCCTGCAGATTGCAGTCAG CCTGAGGCAGGAGAGAACGGTTCCCTGGAGGAAATGGAAGAGGACATCAGTCTGAAGAAGCGTAAAAGTGAACATCATGGGGAGAAAGAACTGCAGGCCAGCCAGGAAACTGGAGAAAAGGTCAAAAGGAAGCGAGGACGCCCACCTGCTGAGAAACTGCCTCCAAACCCACCTGAACTCACCAGAACACTGAGCACACTGGTGGATATGGTTATCAACTACAAGGACGG GTTGGGTCGACAGATCAGCAAAGGTTTTGTGCAGCTTCCCTCTAAGAAGGAGGTACCTGAGTACTACGAGCTGATTCGAAAGCCTGTCGACTTCAGAAGGATCAGG GAACGTGTGCGTAATCACAAATACAGAACTGTGGGGGATTTGGAGAAGGATATTTTCCTCCTGTGTCACAATGCTCAGACCTATAATCTGGAGGGATCTCAG atCTACGAGGATTCAATTGTCATCAAGTCTGTTTTTGAGAGCGCCAGACAGCGAATTGTCACAGACGAGGAACAGAAAGAGACGGTAAGCGCCAGTCACAGCGATAATGGCGGCGGAGCTGAAGACCAATTTGTTCGATCAGCAG tgACACCATTACCAGTCCAACTCAAGAAGAGGAATAAGGAGGGAAGAAGTAGAAATACCATGGCAAAGAGGCTCCACAGTGATTTAGACAGTGATGAGGATCTAGAGGATAACACCACAAAAGATGAAGGTTGA